Proteins encoded together in one Porites lutea chromosome 2, jaPorLute2.1, whole genome shotgun sequence window:
- the LOC140925744 gene encoding uncharacterized protein, with product MLNEFIREQDEKQARLKQQRINSEKAKTTKTASIQCDRRDILEKSEVAVQTEFPDVMDDLKEQIRQLTKIVADLTALKNRHQGEVPDNQLNDEDILMDSLSDVLPFDAELSSNQPVPETPPEGPAQPPSMTQSVPLAVVNNGAMLQPPSLQPSLRSPLSTIDQNAPFVQRRYSSHGPTDDHRRKVELIVSFGSNIITTAKACVDVLFTDEELANGNTSGSNGYRQLDELKLLFQELTLRRKFKSPVFTSQWESVRTRINTKCRGKDEL from the coding sequence ATGTTGAATGAATTCATCAGAGAGCAGGATGAAAAACAGGCCCGGTTAAAACAGCAGCGTATTAACAGTGAGAAAGCTAAAACAACTAAAACGGCATCCATTCAGTGTGACAGACGAGACATCCTCGAAAAATCAGAAGTGGCTGTACAGACCGAGTTTCCAGACGTAATGGACGATCTGAAGGAACAAATCAGACAGCTGACTAAGATCGTGGCCGATCTTACTGCCCTGAAGAACAGACACCAAGGCGAAGTGCCTGACAATCAGTTAAACGACGAAGACATCCTCATGGACTCGCTGAGTGATGTCTTGCCATTTGACGCAGAACTTTCCAGTAATCAGCCAGTTCCAGAAACACCACCAGAGGGACCCGCACAGCCACCAAGCATGACTCAGAGCGTTCCCTTGGCAGTTGTCAACAATGGAGCCATGCTACAACCGCCTTCACTCCAACCATCTCTGCGATCACCGCTATCCACCATTGATCAGAACGCCCCATTTGTGCAGCGCAGATACAGCAGTCACGGCCCCACAGATGATCACCGGCGAAAGGTTGAATTGATAGTTTCCTTTGGAAGTAACATTATTACAACCGCTAAGGCCTGCGTAGACGTCCTGTTTACAGACGAAGAATTGGCTAACGGCAACACTTCTGGGTCTAATGGCTATCGGCAGTTGGATGAGTTAAAGCTCCTTTTTCAAGAGTTGACGCTCCGTCGGAAATTTAAATCTCCAGTTTTTACTAGCCAGTGGGAGAGTGTTCGAACACGCATCAACACCAAATGCAGGGGAAAAGACGAACTGTAA
- the LOC140926704 gene encoding 52 kDa repressor of the inhibitor of the protein kinase-like codes for MHHDECPEQFYGCWQTKTRTDASGLLKAITDFDFIVTFICAYSCLSHMSGLTVKLQKKTNDIFKAFSMVTEVKATYKRLRANLPTHFDEIYDQAVTMAEKVGVAPTAPRIAERQRHRANAPAVDPKEHYRVNVAVPFFDHIISELDDQFSSLTLRVSKLLGLVPSVIQESRVTAQQLTDLVDLYKDDLPSPQLFSSEFQRWKIMVQNGRIAADSCASSLKACDPDDFPNLYMLLKIAATLPVTTCECERSISTMRRLNNYMRCTMGESRLSSLALMHIKYDMPVNLEGIVNLFEGLHPRMMQFASLLYE; via the coding sequence ATGCACCACGATGAGTGTCCTGAGCAGTTCTACGGCTGTTGGCAAACAAAAACCCGAACAGATGCTTCGGGACTCCTGAAAGCCATTACTGACTTTGATTTTATCGTAACCTTCATCTGCGCCTACTCATGCCTCTCCCACATGTCAGGTCTCACTGTTAAGCTTCAGAAGAAGACAAACGATATCTTCAAAGCTTTTTCGATGGTTACGGAGGTGAAGGCAACTTACAAACGTCTTCGCGCCAATCTTCCCACTCACTTTGACGAGATCTACGATCAAGCCGTAACCATGGCAGAGAAAGTAGGAGTTGCTCCCACAGCCCCAAGAATCGCAGAAAGACAGCGACACCGTGCCAATGCTCCAGCTGTTGACCCAAAAGAGCACTATAGGGTCAATGTCGCAGTGCCTTTCTTTGATCACATCATTTCAGAACTGGATGACCAGTTCTCAAGCTTAACACTAAGGGTCAGTAAGCTGCTTGGGCTAGTGCCCTCTGTTATTCAGGAAAGTCGGGTCACTGCTCAGCAGCTTACTGATTTAGTGGATCTTTATAAAGATGATCTGCCCTCTCCTCAGCTATTTTCCTCTGAATTTCAGAGGTGGAAAATCATGGTTCAGAACGGGCGAATTGCTGCTGATTCGTGTGCCTCGTCACTAAAAGCATGTGATCCTGACGACTTCCCTAACTTGTACATGCTCCTGAAAATTGCTGCGACCCTACCAGTGACCACTTGTGAATGTGAACGTTCCATAAGCACAATGAGGCGGTTGAACAATTACATGAGGTGCACAATGGGAGAGAGTCGGCTCTCCTCCCTGGCTCTAATGCATATCAAATATGATATGCCTGTCAATCTGGAGGGGATCGTCAATTTATTCGAGGGCCTACACCCGAGGATGATGCAGTTTGCCAGCTTGTTGTATGAATAG